In one Tepidibacillus fermentans genomic region, the following are encoded:
- a CDS encoding ABC transporter ATP-binding protein — protein sequence MSEQCLLEVKQLKTYFYTEDGVFSAVNDVSFVLKPGETLGIVGESGSGKSVTSLSIMGLIPKGNGKVEGSITYQGKEIINLPEKEMRKLRGNEIAMIFQEPMTSLNPVFTIGNQMIESIRLHTSLSKREAKDKAIEMLKLVGIPRAEEIMNEYPHQLSGGMRQRVMIAMAMSCTPSILIADEPTTALDVTIQAQILDLMRKLKQDYHTSILLITHDLGVVAEMCDRVIVMYAGKVVEEADVRTIFYEPKHPYTKGLIRSTPQLKGSKQRLYSIPGNVPSIKEMPSGCSFAPRCEYATELCHQKAPELITVGQNHKSRCWLNVETGLLAEEGA from the coding sequence GTGTCAGAACAATGTCTCTTGGAAGTAAAACAGCTAAAGACTTATTTTTATACAGAAGATGGAGTATTTTCGGCAGTTAATGATGTATCTTTTGTTCTTAAACCAGGAGAAACCTTAGGGATTGTTGGTGAATCAGGAAGTGGTAAAAGTGTGACTTCGCTTTCAATCATGGGACTTATTCCAAAAGGAAATGGGAAGGTGGAAGGATCGATTACTTATCAAGGGAAAGAAATCATCAATCTACCCGAAAAAGAGATGAGAAAATTACGCGGAAATGAAATCGCGATGATTTTCCAAGAACCAATGACTTCATTAAATCCGGTCTTTACGATTGGTAATCAGATGATAGAATCGATTCGCTTACATACATCCCTTTCAAAAAGGGAGGCAAAAGATAAAGCTATTGAAATGTTAAAACTTGTGGGAATCCCAAGAGCAGAAGAGATCATGAATGAGTATCCACATCAACTTTCAGGTGGTATGCGACAAAGAGTAATGATCGCGATGGCTATGTCTTGTACTCCGTCTATCTTAATTGCAGATGAACCAACAACAGCATTAGATGTTACAATTCAAGCGCAAATCCTAGATTTAATGAGGAAATTAAAACAGGACTATCATACATCGATTTTATTAATCACTCATGATCTTGGCGTTGTTGCGGAGATGTGTGATCGGGTGATTGTTATGTATGCGGGAAAAGTAGTAGAAGAAGCAGATGTTCGGACGATTTTTTATGAACCAAAGCATCCTTATACGAAAGGACTTATTCGATCTACTCCACAATTAAAGGGAAGTAAACAACGGTTATATTCGATCCCGGGAAATGTCCCCAGTATAAAAGAAATGCCCAGTGGGTGTAGCTTTGCTCCTCGCTGTGAGTACGCAACTGAACTTTGCCATCAGAAGGCTCCTGAATTAATTACCGTTGGCCAAAACCATAAATCGAGATGTTGGTTAAATGTAGAGACAGGTTTACTTGCTGAGGAGGGAGCATGA
- a CDS encoding ABC transporter ATP-binding protein, whose translation MAKSILKVENLKTYFPIQTGIFKKTTGYVKAVDGVSFELNQGETLALVGESGCGKSTTGRSILRLIEPTEGRIFFEGEDLVSLSQEEMRVKRKDLQMVFQDPFASLNPRQTIQKILEEPLIVHRLGNEQERKEKIYELLEVVGLNKEQAKRYPHQFSGGQRQRIGIARALSVNPKLIIADEPVSALDVSIQAQILNLMEDLQEEFLLTYIFISHDLSVVRHIANRVGVMYLGSLVELADKDELYEHPLHPYTQALLSAVPEPNPDLKKERILLTGDVPSPANPPSGCKFHTRCKYKMEICEKEKPEFVDLGNGHLVACHLHR comes from the coding sequence ATGGCTAAGTCGATTTTAAAAGTAGAGAATCTTAAAACCTATTTTCCTATTCAAACAGGAATTTTCAAAAAAACAACGGGTTATGTGAAAGCCGTAGATGGAGTTTCCTTTGAATTGAATCAAGGAGAAACCTTAGCATTGGTGGGAGAGAGTGGATGTGGCAAATCTACTACTGGACGATCGATATTACGTTTAATAGAACCGACTGAAGGTAGGATTTTCTTTGAAGGAGAAGATTTAGTTTCATTAAGTCAGGAAGAGATGAGGGTGAAAAGAAAGGACTTACAAATGGTATTCCAGGATCCTTTTGCTTCATTAAATCCAAGGCAAACGATACAAAAAATTCTTGAAGAGCCCTTAATTGTACATCGATTAGGAAATGAACAAGAAAGAAAAGAGAAGATTTATGAATTACTAGAAGTTGTTGGCCTTAACAAAGAGCAAGCGAAACGTTATCCCCATCAATTTAGTGGAGGGCAAAGACAGCGAATCGGAATCGCAAGGGCATTATCTGTCAATCCGAAATTAATCATTGCAGATGAACCTGTTTCCGCCTTAGATGTATCGATTCAAGCGCAAATACTAAACTTGATGGAAGATTTACAAGAAGAGTTTTTATTAACTTATATCTTTATATCTCATGATTTAAGTGTGGTTCGTCACATTGCTAATCGAGTAGGGGTTATGTATTTAGGTAGTTTAGTAGAATTGGCTGATAAAGATGAACTTTATGAACACCCTTTGCATCCTTATACGCAAGCATTATTATCTGCCGTACCCGAACCAAATCCTGATCTGAAAAAAGAGAGAATTTTACTTACCGGTGATGTGCCAAGTCCAGCCAATCCTCCCTCAGGTTGTAAATTTCATACAAGATGTAAATATAAAATGGAGATTTGCGAGAAGGAAAAACCTGAATTTGTGGATCTTGGTAATGGACACTTAGTGGCATGTCATTTACATCGATAG